From Streptomyces sp. TLI_105, the proteins below share one genomic window:
- a CDS encoding transposase, producing MATLPPDDAVSRFTERVFEPLARADQRAWARRYLRALLTTPGKKSVRRLAASVSASPTAAQALHQFVNVSPWDWTPVREELVRWTERRLAPQAWVVDLAVLPKRGEHSCGVHRRFVAAAGRSVTCQVGVGAFLATAAEAVPVDWRLQLPGAWGKEPHRRRRARIPCDVGYRPPEQHALELVDALAGASRTAPVPVVAHLGATPRAGSLVRGLAARNRDFVLAVPDGLRVRTARSPGHLPHPRGEEHGPVHTARGVLDHGLGPLRTEEAVRPGGRGHRAAVATALVHPVGRPPAGPPHRAYRLFTVRPEESRPPSQLWLTNMTHARTENLLALTRLPARTRQTTRRLEDDLGLLDFEGRSYPGWHHHMTLVSAAYALRHLHHRPCATVGV from the coding sequence ATGGCCACCCTCCCGCCCGACGACGCCGTCTCCCGCTTCACCGAGCGGGTCTTCGAACCGCTGGCGCGGGCCGACCAGCGCGCCTGGGCGCGGAGATACCTGCGGGCCCTGCTGACCACCCCCGGCAAGAAGTCGGTCCGCCGGCTGGCCGCCAGCGTCTCGGCCTCGCCGACGGCGGCCCAGGCCCTGCACCAGTTCGTCAACGTCAGCCCCTGGGACTGGACGCCGGTGCGCGAGGAGCTGGTCCGCTGGACCGAGCGGCGGCTGGCCCCGCAGGCCTGGGTCGTCGACCTGGCGGTGCTGCCGAAGCGCGGGGAGCATTCCTGCGGGGTGCACCGCAGGTTCGTCGCCGCCGCCGGACGGTCCGTCACCTGCCAGGTGGGAGTGGGCGCTTTCCTCGCCACGGCGGCCGAGGCGGTCCCCGTCGACTGGCGCCTCCAGCTGCCCGGCGCCTGGGGCAAGGAGCCGCACCGCCGCCGGCGCGCCCGGATCCCCTGCGACGTGGGCTACCGGCCGCCCGAGCAGCACGCCCTCGAACTCGTCGACGCCCTGGCCGGGGCGAGCCGCACCGCCCCCGTACCGGTCGTCGCCCACCTGGGCGCGACCCCCCGGGCGGGCTCTCTCGTGCGGGGGCTCGCGGCCCGGAACCGGGACTTCGTGTTAGCCGTCCCCGACGGACTGCGGGTGAGGACCGCCCGGTCCCCCGGCCACCTGCCCCACCCCCGCGGCGAGGAGCACGGCCCGGTGCACACGGCCCGCGGGGTGCTCGACCACGGCCTGGGCCCGCTCCGCACCGAGGAGGCGGTCCGCCCCGGCGGCCGCGGGCACCGCGCCGCGGTCGCAACGGCTCTCGTCCATCCCGTCGGCCGTCCCCCGGCGGGTCCCCCGCACCGCGCCTACCGCCTCTTCACGGTCCGCCCCGAGGAGAGCCGGCCCCCGTCCCAGCTGTGGCTCACCAACATGACCCACGCCCGCACCGAGAACCTCCTCGCCCTCACCCGTCTCCCGGCCCGCACCCGCCAGACCACCCGCCGCCTGGAGGACGACCTGGGCCTCCTCGACTTCGAGGGCCGCTCGTACCCCGGCTGGCACCACCACATGACCCTGGTCTCCGCCGCCTACGCCCTCCGCCACCTCCACCACCGGCCCTGCGCGACCGTCGGAGTGTGA
- a CDS encoding TetR/AcrR family transcriptional regulator, giving the protein MVKQERAVRTRAGLVRSAAVEFDRDGYAGTSLSRISKAAGVSIGAVTFHFASKADLAEAVREEGSAVTRAALKRVTAERTSALRAVVDLTVELARLMEREVLVRASVRLARELAESASWSGIWLPTVRDLLDEAHRAGQLRDGAPPEDVTTLVEYLAGGAETSLRARLDAEGEPEGPADQLNRVWWVALAGVSATGDTGEASATPEPRQAGEGWEAG; this is encoded by the coding sequence ATGGTGAAACAGGAGAGGGCCGTACGCACCCGCGCGGGACTCGTTCGGTCGGCCGCGGTGGAGTTCGACCGCGACGGATACGCCGGTACGTCGCTGTCCCGGATCAGCAAGGCCGCGGGCGTGTCCATCGGGGCGGTCACCTTCCACTTCGCCTCCAAGGCCGATCTGGCCGAGGCCGTACGGGAGGAAGGGAGCGCCGTCACGCGGGCCGCGCTGAAGCGGGTCACCGCGGAGCGGACCTCGGCGCTGCGCGCGGTGGTCGACCTCACCGTCGAGCTCGCGCGGCTGATGGAGCGTGAGGTCCTGGTGCGGGCGAGCGTCCGGCTGGCCCGGGAGCTCGCGGAGAGCGCCTCCTGGTCGGGCATCTGGCTGCCGACGGTCCGCGACCTGCTCGACGAGGCCCACCGGGCGGGCCAGCTCCGCGACGGCGCCCCGCCGGAGGACGTGACGACCCTGGTGGAGTACCTGGCCGGCGGGGCGGAGACCTCGCTGCGCGCCCGCCTGGACGCGGAGGGCGAACCGGAGGGTCCCGCCGACCAGCTGAACCGGGTCTGGTGGGTGGCCCTCGCGGGAGTCTCGGCCACGGGCGACACCGGTGAGGCAAGCGCCACCCCCGAACCCCGGCAGGCCGGGGAGGGCTGGGAGGCGGGGTAG